A portion of the Lolium rigidum isolate FL_2022 chromosome 1, APGP_CSIRO_Lrig_0.1, whole genome shotgun sequence genome contains these proteins:
- the LOC124673878 gene encoding ATP-dependent zinc metalloprotease FTSH 6, chloroplastic-like, whose translation MSPTAMSLMTTTTTSHLPICKAQDGSKQAPPQRRKITPISSPDAAGLGIGRRGLLQSTGLGLGLGLAVANPSRAQSPPVMAPEELTSSRMSYSRFLEYLDAGAVKKVDFFQNGTAAVVEVDDPALPAKVHRVKVQLPGLPAELVRKLRDKGVDFAAQPPEPNAGADVLGLLLNLGFPLLFLASLFLRSSSGTPGGGPGLPFGLGRSKAKFQMEPNTGVTFDDIAGVDEAKQDFQEIVQFLKFPDKFTAVGARIPKGVLLVGPPGTGKTLLAKAIAGEAGVPFFSLSGSEFIEMFVGVGASRVRDLFSKAKDNAPCLVFIDEIDAVGRQRGTGIGGGNDEREQTLNQLLTEMDGFSGDSGVIVIAATNRPEILDAALLRAGRFDRQVSVGLPDVRGREEILRVHSANKRLDTDVSLSVVAMRTPGFSGADLANLMNEAAILAGRRSKDRISVKEIDDSIDRIVAGLEGTSMTDGKSKMLVAYHEIGHAVCATLTPGHDAVQKVTLIPRGQARGLTWFLPGDDPTLVSKQQIFARIVGGLGGRAAEEVIFGEPEVTTGAAGDLQQVTQVARQMVTTFGMSEIGPWALTDQAAQNGDLVLRMLARKSMSEKLAADIDRTVKAIVDEAYEVAKAHIRRTRPAIDQLVDVLMEKETLTGDEFRAILSEHVDIGKQQRDTAERTDMVTA comes from the exons atGTCGCCGACGGCCATGTcgctgatgacgacgacgacgacgagccacCTTCCCATCTGCAAGGCGCAGGACGGCTCCAAGCAAGCACCGCCGCAGAGGCGGAAGATCACGCCCATATCTTCGCCAGATGCCGCTGGGCTCGGCATCGGCAGGCGGGGGCTGCTGCAATCCACCGGCCTCGGCCTTGGTCTTGGGCTCGCCGTGGCAAATCCTTCACGGGCTCAGTCGCCGCCGGTCATGGCGCCGGAGGAGCTGACGTCGAGCCGGATGTCCTACTCCCGGTTCCTCGAGTACCTCGACGCCGGCGCGGTCAAGAAGGTGGACTTCTTCCAGAACGGCACGGCCGCCGTAGTCGAGGTGGACGACCCGGCTCTGCCGGCGAAGGTCCACCGCGTCAAGGTGCAGCTCCCGGGGCTCCCCGCCGAGCTGGTCCGCAAGCTGCGTGACAAGGGCGTCGACTTCGCGGCGCAGCCGCCTGAGCCCAACGCCGGGGCGGACGTCCTCGGCCTCCTGCTGAACCTCGGCTTCCCGCTCCTCTTCCTCGCCTCGCTCTTCCTGCGGTCGTCGTCGGGCACGCCCGGCGGCGGGCCGGGCCTGCCCTTCGGGCTCGGCCGGTCCAAGGCCAAGTTCCAGATGGAGCCCAACACGGGCGTCACCTTCGACGACATCGCCGGCGTCGACGAGGCGAAGCAGGACTTCCAGGAGATCGTGCAGTTCCTCAAGTTCCCGGACAAGTTCACGGCGGTGGGGGCGAGGATACCCAAGGGGGTGCTGCTTGTCGGCCCGCCGGGGACCGGGAAGACGCTGCTGGCCAAGGCGATCGCGGGGGAGGCCGGCGTGCCCTTCTTCTCGCTGTCCGGGTCGGAGTTCATCGAGATGTTCGTCGGCGTGGGCGCGTCGCGGGTGCGGGACCTGTTCAGCAAGGCCAAGGACAACGCGCCGTGCCTCGTGTTCATCGACGAGATCGACGCCGTCGGCCGCCAGCGCGGCACGGGCATCGGCGGCGGCAACGACGAGAGGGAGCAGACGCTCAACCAGCTGCTCACCGAGATGGACGGGTTCAGCGGCGACAGCGGCGTCATCGTGATCGCCGCCACGAACCGACCGGAGATCCTCGACGCCGCGCTGCTCCGCGCGGGCCGCTTCGACCGGCAGGTGTCCGTCGGGTTGCCCGACGTGCGCGGCCGCGAGGAGATCCTCAGGGTGCACAGCGCCAACAAGAGGCTGGACACCGACGTGTCCCTGAGCGTGGTCGCCATGCGCACGCCCGGGTTCAGCGGCGCCGACCTCGCCAACCTCATGAACGAGGCTGCCATCTTGGCCGGCCGCCGCAGCAAGGACCGCATTTCCGTCAAGGAGATCGACGACTCAATCGATCGCATCGTCGCCGGCCTCGAGGGCACCAGCATGACCGACGGCAAGAGCAAGATGCTGGTCGCCTACCACGAGATCGGCCACGCTGTCTGCGC GACGCTGACGCCGGGGCACGACGCCGTGCAGAAGGTGACGCTGATCCCGCGAGGGCAGGCGCGAGGCCTGACGTGGTTCCTGCCAGGTGATGACCCGACTCTGGTGTCCAAGCAGCAGATCTTCGCGAGGATCGTCGGCGGGCTCGGCGGCCGCGCCGCCGAGGAGGTGATCTTCGGCGAGCCCGAGGTGACCACGGGCGCGGCGGGGGACCTGCAGCAGGTGACGCAGGTGGCGCGGCAGATGGTGACCACGTTCGGCATGTCGGAGATCGGGCCGTGGGCGCTGACGGACCAGGCCGCACAGAACGGAGACCTCGTGCTGCGGATGCTGGCCAGGAAGTCCATGTCCGAGAAGCTCGCCGCCGACATTGACAGGACGGTGAAGGCCATCGTCGACGAGGCATACGAGGTTGCCAAGGCTCATATCAGGAGGACCCGGCCGGCCATCGACCAGCTTGTGGACGTGCTCATGGAGAAGGAGACGCTCACCGGCGACGAGTTCAGGGCGATCTTGTCAGAGCACGTCGACATTGGCAAGCAGCAGCGGGACACGGCCGAAAGGACAGACATGGTTACTGCTTGA
- the LOC124673886 gene encoding protein RKD3-like isoform X2: MDCNEEQSLWPYWPSDWLDNFLLEEEALFSNLPFPSFCCEPLCSTGSAVRQSSTLQEFDTNFEDDVQRYWDDDGRKGSEKELPLLCYSEENGAASNTMTAVPVRPEKVLTFELVSQHFYLPITQAARELNVGLTVLKKRCRELGIPRWPHRKMKSLRALINNVEALQEAGKANDEEQLRAMVEMLEQERRLLEQKPCVELKDKTKRLRQACFKANYKKRRVFALGAGEASK; encoded by the exons ATGGATTGCAACGAAGAACAGAG CTTGTGGCCTTATTGGCCAAGTGATTGGCTTGATAATTTCCTGCTTGAGGAAGAAGCACTCTTCTCCAATCTACCCTTCCCGAGCTTCTGTTGCGAACCATTATGCTCTACTGGCTCCGCCGTTAGGCAGAGTAGCACTCTTCAAG AGTTTGATACAAACTTTGAGGATGATGTACAGAGGTATTGGGATGATGACGGCAGAAAAGGGAGCGAGAAGGAGTTACCACTACTGTGTTACAGTGAGGAGAACGGAGCGGCATCAAACACGATGACAGCAGTCCCTGTTAGACCAGAAAAGGTGTTGACATTCGAGCTTGTGTCACAGCACTTCTACCTGCCAATCACGCAGGCAGCTCGAGAGCTGAATGTCGGGCTCACCGTCCTGAAAAAGAGGTGCAGagagcttgggattcccaggtggccgCATCGCAAGATGAAGAGTTTGCGGGCCCTCATCAACAATGTCGAG GCTTTGCAGGAGGCAGGCAAGGCGAACGACGAGGAGCAGCTGAGGGCGATGGTGGAGATGCTGGAGCAGGAGAGGAGGCTCCTGGAGCAGAAGCCATGTGTTGAGCTCAAGGATAAGACGAAGAGGCTTAGGCAGGCCTGCTTCAAGGCCAACTACAAGAAGAGGCGGGTCTTTGCTCTTGGAGCTGGGGAGGCATCGAAGTAG
- the LOC124673886 gene encoding protein RKD3-like isoform X1, with amino-acid sequence MPRLELDGPKLHNSRNVELSKETQFSSQYLSAHDLVLERMDCNEEQSLWPYWPSDWLDNFLLEEEALFSNLPFPSFCCEPLCSTGSAVRQSSTLQEFDTNFEDDVQRYWDDDGRKGSEKELPLLCYSEENGAASNTMTAVPVRPEKVLTFELVSQHFYLPITQAARELNVGLTVLKKRCRELGIPRWPHRKMKSLRALINNVEALQEAGKANDEEQLRAMVEMLEQERRLLEQKPCVELKDKTKRLRQACFKANYKKRRVFALGAGEASK; translated from the exons ATGCCGAGATTGGAGCTAGACG GTCCGAAGCTGCACAATTCAAGAAACGTGGAGCTGAGCAAAGAAACTCAA TTCTCATCACAGTATTTGTCTGCCCACGATCTAGTTCTAGAGAGAATGGATTGCAACGAAGAACAGAG CTTGTGGCCTTATTGGCCAAGTGATTGGCTTGATAATTTCCTGCTTGAGGAAGAAGCACTCTTCTCCAATCTACCCTTCCCGAGCTTCTGTTGCGAACCATTATGCTCTACTGGCTCCGCCGTTAGGCAGAGTAGCACTCTTCAAG AGTTTGATACAAACTTTGAGGATGATGTACAGAGGTATTGGGATGATGACGGCAGAAAAGGGAGCGAGAAGGAGTTACCACTACTGTGTTACAGTGAGGAGAACGGAGCGGCATCAAACACGATGACAGCAGTCCCTGTTAGACCAGAAAAGGTGTTGACATTCGAGCTTGTGTCACAGCACTTCTACCTGCCAATCACGCAGGCAGCTCGAGAGCTGAATGTCGGGCTCACCGTCCTGAAAAAGAGGTGCAGagagcttgggattcccaggtggccgCATCGCAAGATGAAGAGTTTGCGGGCCCTCATCAACAATGTCGAG GCTTTGCAGGAGGCAGGCAAGGCGAACGACGAGGAGCAGCTGAGGGCGATGGTGGAGATGCTGGAGCAGGAGAGGAGGCTCCTGGAGCAGAAGCCATGTGTTGAGCTCAAGGATAAGACGAAGAGGCTTAGGCAGGCCTGCTTCAAGGCCAACTACAAGAAGAGGCGGGTCTTTGCTCTTGGAGCTGGGGAGGCATCGAAGTAG